ATTCCTCTTACTTCTAACATTCCTTCTGTTATGTATGGACTACTTCCATATAGAATTCCATCTATATTCTTTATATCTACAGCATCATCAGTTACTAGTCTATGACCTCTCTTAATAAGCTCTAATGCTGCTTCACTTTTTCCTATACCACTTTCTCCAGTAATTAAAATACCTATACCATAAATATCTACAAGTACTCCATGAATTCGAGTTTCCGGCGCCATTTCTTTATCTAAATAGTTCATTAATTTATTTATACATCTTGTAGTGGACATTTCTGTTTGTAATAACCATGTATTGTTATTTATTGCTTCTTCTAACAACTCTTTATGACACTTTAAATTTCTTGCTATAATTATACATGGCACAGAATATTTAAAAAACTTTTTAAGTCTTTTTACCCTTAGTTCTTCCCTTAAAGTATCTAAAAAACTCCACTCTGCATTACCAACAATTTGAATTCGTTCATTAGCAAAATAATTGTAAAATCCGGAAAATTGTAGACCTGGTCTATTTATGTCACTAACGGATATCTCTACATTTGGATTTCCTTCTACTAAAACTTCTAATTTCATATCTTCAATAAGTTTATTTATTTTTACACTCATAAACATATCCCCATTCCTTAATAGTTAACCTTTACAAATAATTATATATTGTTTCCTATATTTTATAAAGTTATTTTATAAAATATACTATATAATAAATAAAAATCCCAAAATGCCGGTAATCTATTTGTTCACACCCGCACTCTAGCAGGTGGGTTTATCTCAAATTACTTCAGTCAACTTTCTGATACAAAGCTCCACTTCCATAATTATGTCGATAATCCCGGAATTAATCTGTAGGTTGAACAATTATAGATCCATCGAACATTTCAGGATTTATAAACAAATTATATCAAAGAAATATAAAAAATCAATACCTTTATCT
Above is a genomic segment from Clostridium bornimense containing:
- the hprK gene encoding HPr(Ser) kinase/phosphatase; translation: MSVKINKLIEDMKLEVLVEGNPNVEISVSDINRPGLQFSGFYNYFANERIQIVGNAEWSFLDTLREELRVKRLKKFFKYSVPCIIIARNLKCHKELLEEAINNNTWLLQTEMSTTRCINKLMNYLDKEMAPETRIHGVLVDIYGIGILITGESGIGKSEAALELIKRGHRLVTDDAVDIKNIDGILYGSSPYITEGMLEVRGMGIIDIPALYGLSSVLNEKTIDLVIYIEQWKDGRDYDRLGIQNKTMDILGINVDKIVIPIRPGRNIAVIIEAAAANYRYKFNMKESSVEKIERRVEESISDSRK